A region of the Mesoterricola sediminis genome:
GGTTTTCAACCCACACTGGTTCGGACCTCCATTCGGTGTCACCCGAACTTCATCCTGGTCAAGGATAGATCATCCCGTTTCGCGTCTATTCCCAGCGACTGTCGCCCTATTCAGACTCGGTTTCCCTACGGCACCGCCTCTTCGGCTTCGCCTCGCCACTGAAAATAACTAGCCGGCTCATTATGCAAAAGGCACGCGGTTCCCCTGGTGAACCATAGGGGTTCCACTGCTTGTAGATTGACGGTTTCAGGTTCTATTTCACTCCCCTCATCGGGGTTCTTTTCGCCTTTCCCTCACGGTACTGGTTCACTATCGGTCTGATGGACCTATTTAGCCTTACGGCATGGTCGCCGCAAATTCCAGCAAGGTTTCTCGTGCCCCGCTGTACTTGGGAATTCCAACCGGAGGTAGAACAGCTTTCGCATAAGGGGCTATCACCCTCTCTGGCCGGCCTTTCCAGACCGTTCCGCTAACTGTCTACTTTGTAACTCCGCACCGGTCATGCAGGACCGGCATGTGGCTCCCTCGACCCCCCCTACGCAACGCCCGCATGCTTACACGTAGGAGGTTTGGGCTCTTCCGGGTTCGCTCGCCGCTACTTCCGGAATCACTATTGTTTTCTTTTCCTGTGGGTACTGAGATGGTTCACTTCCCCACGTTCGCCTCGACAAGCCTATGAATTCAGCAAGTCGATCGCCAGGCTTTCACCTGACGGGGTTTCCCCATTCGGACATTCCCGGATCACCGTTCGCGTGCAACTCCCCGGGACTTTTCGCAGCTTACCACGTCCTTCATCGCGGCCATCAGCCAAGGCATTCACCGTCAACCCTTAATCACTTGACTTTTCATCAATGAATTCCATCGATCAAAAAGCCACTTGCTTGAGAGTTTTACTCATTTTACTCGCCTTAAGCCCACCCTACCCTGTAAGCAGGATGGATCACCCTTCTATTCTCTCTATTTTCCTGTCAAAGATGTCTCAACAGCCCTTGAGCTGAACCCAACGGCATCCCTGCCGCTCGCCTCAACTCAACCTGTCTCTCTCTTGGGACGCTGGTGGGCCTAGGTGGATTCGAACCACCGACCTCACGCTTATCAGGCGTGCGCTCTAACCAGACTGAGCTATAGGCCCTTGTCTCTCGATCGTGGTGGACCCGACCGGGTTCGAACCGACGACCTCCTGGATGCAAACCAGGCGCTCTCCCAGCTGAGCTACGGGCCCCACTTCCGACCCTAAGCACACTTCCCAAACACCTCGGCGCTCGGGGCGGCTTTGAAAGCCGGATAAATCCAGAATCCCTCTCGGGACTCAACGAATGGAAACGTTGACCATATGCTTCCTCTCGGAAGCTCTCCTTAGAAAGGAGGTGATCCAGCCACAGGTTCTCCTACAGCTACCTTGTTACGACTTCACCCCAATCACCAAGTTCACCATTGAGACCTGACCCCTTGCGGTTATCTCAGCCTCTTCAAGTGCTCCCGGCTTTCGTGATGTGACGGGCGGTGTGTACAAGGCCCGGGAACGTATTCACCGTATCATTCTGATACACGATTACTAGCGATTCCACCTTCATGCAGTCGAGTTGCAGACTGCAATCCGAACTGAGGGCGACTTTCTCCGATTAGCTCCACCTCGCGGCTTTGCAACGGTTTGTATCGCCCATTGTAGCACGTGTGTAGCCCTGGACATAAGGGCCATGAGGACTTGACATCATCCCCACCTTCCTCCCGGTTAACCCGGGCAGTCCCCTTAGAGTTCCCGACTTGACTCGCTGGCAACTAAGGGTAAGGGTTGCGCTCGTTGCGGGACTTAACCCAACATCTCACGACACGAGCTGACGACAGCCATGCAGCACCTCTGCAGCAGTTCTTGCGAAAAACGATGTCTCCACCGCGGTCCACTGCAGTTCAAGCCCAGGTAAGGTTCTTCGCGTTGCGTCGAATTAAACCACATGCTCCACCGCTTGTGCGGGCCCCCGTCAATTCCTTTGAGTTTCAGCCTTGCGACCGTACTCCCCAGGCGGAACACTTATCGCGTTAGCTACGGCACGGCGGGGGTCAACTCCCACCACACCAAGTGTTCATCGTTTACAGCGTGGACTACCAGGGTATCTAATCCTGTTTGCTACCCACACTTTCGCGCCTCAGCGTCAGTTACTGTCCAGGTGGCCGCCTTCGCCACTGGTGTTCCTCCACATCTCTACGCATTTCACCGCTACACGTGGAATTCCACCACCCTCTCCAGCACTCTAGCCTGCCAGTCTGAGATGCAGTTCCCAGGTTAAGCCCGGGGATTGCACATCTCACTTAACAAACCGCCTACGCGCCCTTTACGCCCAATAATTCCGAATAACGCTTGCCCCCTCTGTATTACCGCGGCTGCTGGCACAGAGTTAGCCGGGGCTTCCTCTCCAGGTACCGTCAAGTCAAGAAGCTGTTAACTCCCCGACCTTCGTCCCTGACGACAGGGTTTTACGATCCGAAGACCTTCATCACCCACGCGGCGTTGCTGCGTCAGGCTTTCGCCCATTGCGCAAAATTCCCCACTGCTGCCTCCCGTAGGAGTCTGGACCGTGTCTCAGTTCCAGTGTGGCCGATCACCCTCTCAGGCCGGCTACTGATCGTTGCCTTGGTAGGCCGTTACCCCACCAACTAGCTAATCAGACGCAGGATCCTCTTCTTGCCCCAGGCCTTGCGGTCCCCAGGTTTCACCGTGAGCGTCCCAGCTCACGGTCTCATGCGGTATTACCACTCCTTTCGGAGCGTTATTCCCCACAAAAAGGTAGATTCCCCACGCGTTACTCACCCGTCTGCCATGCACCCTTGCGGGCACATCCGACTTGCATGTGTTAGGCACGCCGCCAGCGTTCATTCTGAGCCAGGATCAAACTCTCATGTTCATATCCTTAAGCTCTTTCGCATCCGGCCGAAGCCGGCGCGTCATTCGCTTGGTTCGTTGCTGTCTCCCCGTCGTCCATGAAGACGTCGCGGAGACTCAAAGGTTTCCATTCTCTTTATCCGGCTTTCAAAGACGCCCGGAACGATCACGCCAGGCCAAACTCCCCGGCTTCCTTCCGACCCCGCAACCTCGATCGCGGCAGAAATCTAGATTACCACGTGGTCACCCGAATGCAACCACTTTTTTCCGGAGTCGATGGAACTTTTTTTGGGAAGCCCAGGATGGGCCTGCTTCTCTACCATGGGTGCCAAGGGAGGCGGCATGGATTTCGATGTGGTCGGCGCGGGGCTGGCGGGGGCCGAGGCTGCGTGGCAGTTGGCCAACCGCGGCCACCAGGTGCGCCTGAGGGAAATGCGGCCCGGGACCCGGACGCCCGCCCACCAGACGGACAAGGCGGCCGAGATGGTCTGCTCCAATTCCTTCAAGAGCGACGACCCCTTCAGCGCCACGGGCATCCTCAAGGCCGAGCTGGAGCGCCTGGGGTCCCTGGTGCTCCGGTGCGCCCGGGACCAGCGGGTCCCCGCCGGCCAGTCCCTGGCGGTGGACCGGGAGGCCTTCTCCGCGGCGGTGACGGCCGAGCTCCGGTCCCATCCCAACATCCACTGGACGGAGGAACTGGTCACCCGCCCGGAACCGGGGCGGCCCACCCTGCTGGCCACGGGCCCTTTGACGGCGGATCCCCTCGCCGAGTGGCTCACGGAGGCCGTCGGCTGCGGACGCCTCTTCTTCTATGACGCCATCGCCCCCATCGTCGAGCGGGATTCCATCGACTTCAGCATCGCCTTTGCGGCCTCGCGGTACGGCAAGGGGGGCAGCGACTTCTACAACTGCCCCCTGGACAAGGCGGAGTACGAACGGTTCCTGGACGCGCTGCTCGCGGCGCCCCGGGCGCCCCTCCACGACTTCGACACGCCCTTCTTCGAGGCCTGCCTGCCCATCGAGGTGATGGCGGATCGCGGGCGGGAGACGCTCCGCCACGGCCCCATGAAGCCGGTGGGCCTCGATGATCCGCGCACCGGCCGCTGGCCCTGGGCGGTGGTGCAGCTCCGGCAGGACGACCTCGCGGGGGAGCACTTCAACCTGGTGGGCTTCCAGACGCGCCTGGCCTGGGGCGCGCAGCAGGAGGTCTTCCGGCTCATTCCCGGCCTCCAGAACGCCGTGTTCGCGCGCCTCGGCAGCATCCACCGCAACACCTACGTGGACGCGCCCCGGGTGCTGGACGCGTGCCTGCGGCTGCGCGCGGTGCCCGATGTGTGGGTCGCGGGCCAGGTGAGCGGCGTGGAGGGCTACCTGGAATCGGCGGCCTGCGGCCTCGCGGCGGCGCGGTTCATGGACCAGCGGGCCCAGGGCCGGGAGCCGGCCCCCCTGCCCCGGGAAACGGTGCTGGGCGCGCTGCTCCACTACATCGCCTCCGCCCCCGGCCGGGACTTCTCCCCGGTGAACGCCATGCTCGGGCTGCTGCCGGAGATCCCGGAGGGGATCCTGGACGTGCGCGCCCTGAAGCGGAGCGGCGGCGTGAAGGCCCTCAAGGCGGGCAAGGGCGCCTATCATCGGGAGCGGGCCCTGGCGGCGCTGGAGGCCCATATCGCGGAGGCGGGACGGTGAAGCGGATCCTGTTGGCGGCTGGCGTGGCGGTCCTCGCGGGGGGCGGCCTGTGGATGACCCTGCGGCGCGCGCCCACGGGCACGCTCCTGGACGAGCCGGCCAGCCCCTTCAAGGTGGAGACCGCGCCGCCGGGATGGCGGGTGGCCTTCGCCGACGGCCGCCTCGCCCTGCGCGCCCTCCGATGGCTCACCCCCCACCAGCCCGGCCTCCTCGTGGCCCAGGTGCAGACCCAGAGCGACCGCCAGCAGGTGACGGTCTTCCGGGAGGGGGCGGCCCCCACCGACCTGATGGTGCCCCGGCCCCAGGGCGTGGGAGAGGGCTACTGGCGCTTCGCGCGCCTCGAGGACGCCCGGGTCCTGCCCGACGGGTCCGTCCTGCTCCTGTACCTCCCCGGCCAGGCCGGGGACCCCTCCCTGGCCGTGTGCGCGGAGCCCGGCGCCGGCGAGGCGCGCTGGTCCGTGCGCGGGACCTTCACCCGCATGGACCTGGGCGGCGGGGCCGAAGGGGCCGTCTTCCTCTATGGTCAGGCCGGGCCGGTGCTCCGGGTTCCGGTCCCGGGCGCGGGGAAGCGCCCGGCGCCCCGCGAGATCGAGCTGCCGCCGGAAGCGCCCTCCGTGGACGCCCTGCTGGCCACGGGCCCCTCCTCCTTCCTCGCCGCCACGCCATCGGGGCTCAGCGCCTGGAGCGCCGCCAAGGGCTGGAGCCATGTGGCCGGCCCCGCCGAGCGCGGCCTGCCCTGCGCGGAGTGGCGCGGCTCCGTCGTCCAGGCCGGGCGCCGCTTCTGGTGGCAGGCGGTCCCGGGCCGCGTCGCCGAGGTCGCCAGGGACGGCAGCGTCATCGAGGACGTGGAGCCCGGGCCGCTCCCCGCCGAGGACCCCTTCGCCCGGGACGGGCGCCTGCTGCGCCTGGCCGGGGGGGACGACAAGGGCCGCCTCTGGTTCGCGCCCGCGAAGCCCGCCGTCCCCGCCGACGCGGATCCTGGCGGGGAATGGGCGGCCTGGCTCGCGGCGGGACTGGACCGCGTCTACCGCTGGGACCCGGCCCGCGAGGGCCTGGAGCGCCTCGCCTGGGGCCAGGCCTGGTCCCTCGTGCGGCCTCCCCAGGACATCCCGCCAGGGGCGCCCCGCCTGGATCCGGCCTCCGGGTCCCTGCTCCTGGAGGGCCCCCCGGGGGCGGTGTGGTGGGCGCCGCTGACCGCCCTGCCCTTCGCGCCGGTTCAGGCCAGGTAGTCGAAGAGGGTCTGCCGGTTGGTCTTGGCCATGGTGGCCAGGGAGGCCTGCTGGGCGACGTTCTCCTTGGTGTAGCTGGTGATGGCGTCGGCGTAGTCCACGTCCTCCACGGAGGACTCCACGGCGGCCAGGTTCGTGTTGAGGGTGGACAGGCTCGTCTTGATCTGGTCGATGCCGCTCTGCCGCCCCCCGAGGTCGGTGATGACGACGTTCACGTGGTCGCTGATGGTCTTGAGGCTGTCGTAGGCGGTCTGCATGGCGGCCGTGTTGCCGGAGGTCAGGGCCTGGCTGAGGTCCTTGGCCACCTTGAAGATGTCGGTGGCGCTGCCCAGGGAGGTGGCCGCGGGCCCGCCGAAGAAGAGGGTGTCCCCGGCCACGTTGGTGGTGACGTTGGAGCTCGCGCCGACCTTGAAGACGATGTCCGCGTTGTTGCCGTTGTAGGTGATGGTGTTCGCAGGGGCCGTGGCGCCCTGGACGTCCTCGAAGGGCGGATGGAAGACGCCCAGGGGGTCGGTGTACCCCGTGGTCATGCTGCCGGCGAAGATGTACTTGCCCTGGACCTGCGTGTTGGCGAGGTTCATGAGGTGATCGAAGATGCCGTCCACCTCGGAGGCGATGGCCTGGCGGCTCACGGAACTCTGGGTGCCGGTCATGCCCGTCTGGGCGAGCTGCATGAGGCGGGTGACTTCCGTCTGCATGGACGAGGCCACGTCCTCGGTGTTGGCGAGGTACGAGGTGGCCGTGTCGATCTGGGCCATGTACTGCTTGTTCTGGCCGATGGAGGCCTGGAAGTTGAGGATGGCCGCGCTGCCGCCGGGATCGTCGCCGATGTTGATGATGCGCTTGCCGGACGTGAGCTGGGAGGTGTAGAGCGACAGGCGGTCCTTGCTCCGCTGGAGGTCCAGGAGGAGCTGGGCGCTGTTCATGGGGTTGGTGCTGCGGATCGTCATGGGTCACCCGCCTTTCATCGGCCAAGCTGGTTGATCATCTGGTCCGTCAGCTGGCTGATCACCGTCAGGAAGCGGGCTGACGCCTGGTAGCCCCGCTGGTACATGATCAGGTTGGCGGCTTCGGTATCCAGGTCCACGCCGGCGATGCTGGAGCGCTGGTTCGTGAGGGCCGTGGTGATGTTCTCCTGGTTCGTGGCCGTCGTGTCCCACTGGTTGGCGTCGGTCCCGATGCGGTTGACCAGGCCGGACATGAAGGTGCTGAAGGGACCCGTGGTGGCGGCCCCCGGCCCCGCGCCGGTGGCGTCGATGACGCTGGTCTTGGTCTGCAGATCCACGAGCTGCTTGGCGATGCTGTTGTCGCCCGCGGCGGCCGCCCCGCCCGCGGCGATCAGGTCCGGGTCGGCGGCGATGGCGGCGTTCACGGAGAGGCTGAGCACCGTGCCCCGGTAGTCGTCGGCGGGGTTGGCGGAGGGCGGGACCTGCACGTTGCTGGGGAGGTGGTTCGTGGTTCCGGCGGTGCCCACGAAGAAGTCGAGGCCGTGCTGGGTGCCGTCCAGGGAGTAGCCGGTGCTGTGCAGGGTGTTGACGTTGTAGGCCAGGCCCGCGGCGAGTTCGTCGAGCTGCTGCTCGTAGCCGGACAGGAGGTTGTCCCGCAGGTCGAGCTGGGCGCCCAGCTGGCCGTTGAGGATGCCGGAGGTGACGTTCTTGTCGCTGGGGGGGGTGCCGGTCTGGATGGC
Encoded here:
- the trmFO gene encoding methylenetetrahydrofolate--tRNA-(uracil(54)-C(5))-methyltransferase (FADH(2)-oxidizing) TrmFO, with amino-acid sequence MDFDVVGAGLAGAEAAWQLANRGHQVRLREMRPGTRTPAHQTDKAAEMVCSNSFKSDDPFSATGILKAELERLGSLVLRCARDQRVPAGQSLAVDREAFSAAVTAELRSHPNIHWTEELVTRPEPGRPTLLATGPLTADPLAEWLTEAVGCGRLFFYDAIAPIVERDSIDFSIAFAASRYGKGGSDFYNCPLDKAEYERFLDALLAAPRAPLHDFDTPFFEACLPIEVMADRGRETLRHGPMKPVGLDDPRTGRWPWAVVQLRQDDLAGEHFNLVGFQTRLAWGAQQEVFRLIPGLQNAVFARLGSIHRNTYVDAPRVLDACLRLRAVPDVWVAGQVSGVEGYLESAACGLAAARFMDQRAQGREPAPLPRETVLGALLHYIASAPGRDFSPVNAMLGLLPEIPEGILDVRALKRSGGVKALKAGKGAYHRERALAALEAHIAEAGR
- a CDS encoding flagellin N-terminal helical domain-containing protein; this encodes MTIRSTNPMNSAQLLLDLQRSKDRLSLYTSQLTSGKRIINIGDDPGGSAAILNFQASIGQNKQYMAQIDTATSYLANTEDVASSMQTEVTRLMQLAQTGMTGTQSSVSRQAIASEVDGIFDHLMNLANTQVQGKYIFAGSMTTGYTDPLGVFHPPFEDVQGATAPANTITYNGNNADIVFKVGASSNVTTNVAGDTLFFGGPAATSLGSATDIFKVAKDLSQALTSGNTAAMQTAYDSLKTISDHVNVVITDLGGRQSGIDQIKTSLSTLNTNLAAVESSVEDVDYADAITSYTKENVAQQASLATMAKTNRQTLFDYLA